Genomic window (Temnothorax longispinosus isolate EJ_2023e chromosome 3, Tlon_JGU_v1, whole genome shotgun sequence):
aacgtgattttttattgaaaattctcAAGATGAACTTAATTGAATTACTTAAgcaagattttaatttcaaaatcaactgcaatacatattacatatatttgtatttagaTAAACTGAAAGGATGCTGAAAAAACTATTTGCCtaaagagatatttatttcgtgCTCGTTAAAGCGGAATCCGTCATCACGattgtatatatagaaagtGTTATGTTACCCAATTGGGCAGTATCGGGAACAATAAAAGCGCACTAAAACACTCACCACCGAGTTCCTTCGACGGGACGACGACGTATCGATCCGGAGTTAAAAGTTTACGTTATCCAGCTCGCGCGCGAGTCTCAGGGTGACTTCCAGGGTGGAGGTGTCGTTGTGCCACTTGGCGGACGACGCGTTGGGATCCACGGGATGCGGCGTCGGTAGGTGCAGCCGATATCTAATAGCGAAATCGCGACTGGGTTTACGCGTCGGGCAGATTTACGGCCTCGTAAAATTGCAAAGAAGGACGGGCGCTCGCGCCCGTCGGAATCAAACGCGACTCCGACACGGCGAGCGAGCTTCGCTCTCCTTCTGTCCACGCGGGTCATCCCGATAAATTCTCGATCGTGGCCGTCTTACCTTGGACTGCGCACGTCGATCGCCTCGGATTCCACTGAGAGCTCCACTTCTTCCCGCGTTTCCTGGGGCAGTTTCACCAGCACCGACAGCCATTCGCAGGACGCCGTGCTCGGCGTTTTAAAGCccatctaaataataattcgtcCGTCTTAAAGGCCGCGACTCACATACGTAACGTGTCGAGCGAAATGAATTTCGACATCCCGACGAAATCGCCGGATTTAAGAGAGAACAATTGAGGGGTTCTGGACGCGTTATCTTACTTTGCTTTATCgcgctatatatatttttttcgacgGCGATTCTGTTTTTTCAAGAAAactgtatacatttttattttcaaagcgCGATTCGAAAACAATGATATAAATCTTATTTCTTAAACAATTAAGTTAACatcttattgttttatttctctaAGTTCTCCTTTGTTATTAGCTTGGAAGAATAAGTAAGTCAACATATGTAatccataataaaaaataacagattTATCGTCTATTTCATCTAACTTATTCTCATACATTGAATATTCTCGAACTCTcagaaaagattattatagtacaggaatagaatttaaaatcgGATGATCGGCTATTTAGCGTGAAATCTACGATAAGAATATGAACTACGACGTACATGAAATCCTCAATATTATCCAAATCCAGCTACTTCGTTTGTCGGAGGAAAAGGGAGAGGCGCGACTTACTCCCAGATAAACGTCCTCCGCCGTCACTGCCTGCTTAAACTTCATCTCGTATTCGGGCGCCTTCCGGGGGTCGTAATCCTGGTGCGAGCTCCGGGTGTCGGCCGCCTCCGAGGGATGCCAAATATCGTCACCCGCGCCCTGTAGGGGTGCATGAGGTCCCGAACGATCGCTCGGGGAAGGATCGCTCGGCGCGCCGATGTCACCCGGCCCTTTGGCAAATTCATTTCATTCGCGATCTGCGAAATTTGCGTTTCGCTCGGCTAATGACTAATAACCACGTTGTCCCGGAGAATAATGCACGATATAGCGTCGAACGATCGCCCGGAGGCGGCGCGCGAGCTGTTTGACGGCAATTTAAAAACGGATGTGTAAcgatgatttataattaacgcaCGTTGCACGATTGCGAATTGAGAAATTACACACGAGTCCTATTAGAATTAATGATTGACAGCGCGGCGGGCTGCTTCATTGGCTCCCGCGATCGGATCGTTCATAAAACGTTACGTCGATAATATTACCGGTTTGCGAAGAGGAAATCGAAATATGCATATGAAACTCGCGGTATTAATGTTGCGCTCAGGTCTCAATTAGCCAGTTACCACATCTGTCATCCAACGAGAAgcgaggggggagagagagaaaaaagagagagagagagagaagagaggatgCAATCCTTCATAAAATATCCACTTAAGCAGCGtgataaaaaattctctttctatttatcGTTGTTTCGTTCTCCTCTCTCGCCGCGAATGCAAACAGAACATAAATAACCGGCTTACGAACGTACAAAATACGTGAATAAAGAATGCGCGCGTATATAGTACCGTTGTGTTTGCCAATTAATTTGCGTTCTTCGCTCGGTCAAATAATATCCCGAACAATACGTCGAATTAAACGTAACGATACAACGAGATTTGAGTTCGGGAGCCACCACCACGGGCTTCACCGGGCACGAAATTGCACAGGGGAAATTAtacgtcggcgtcggcgtcgtcgccgCGGCGCCGATTGTTTTAACGGCAACAATTTTGCGCCggggatatatgtatatctcaaTAATTAATCAGTCGTAAAGCGTAAACTCTCACCCAACTTCCTCGCGCCCGCCTGCGGTAGATCGTCCTCCTCGTCGGAGTCGTCCTTCGGCGGGCAGATTAAATTTTGAAGCGCCTCTAAATTCCCCGGACGGAAACAGTCGTCCATCGCGGAATATTATACACGCGCGAAGGATAGCTCTTCCGTCTTCGCCAGGACGCACAGCCCGCAACCCGCAACAACAAATTGACGTCGCTATGGCGACGAAACTCGTTATTGCCGGCATGGCGGCATGATGTAAGGCATCACGATTGTCGGGATTCGGGATTGCCCCGAATGCCCCGATAAAGCAGTGTTATCCGCGATGCGAAAATTGACTCGGTCGAAAAATTCCACGCTCGACATCGCGCGGCGCGaaactatttattatctattaaattgaatatgtAACAGTCGTCCCCCGTCGTCGATCGGAGAACAATTTCAATCGCGTGTCACGCGAgagggaaataaaaattgccgAATCGCGATGGCATCGCGGTACGTTGAtgacttttaaaatttaatttaacttcaaTCACTTTTATCACACGTATATAGACGAGATGACGATAACGATGTTATAGTTAAGTATAATACGCGTGCAAAGATGTGCAACACGCGCGAGAGATAAGAAGGCAACAATGCCTgcctgaaattaaaaaatacgacaCTCGTAACGTAAAGTCGATGGAGCGTAAGGAAACACGGTAAGTAAAACGAGATAGTTATGAAAGAACAAAGGTGTGTatgcaattaatattcatattccgattttatatttaagatcgtttCAAGTCTTTCGAACTTAACTCTTAAGTCGAaatacgaaatttttttatgagtattttttaaataaataatgactgCTTAAGGAatcctaaaaatatatatatatttaaaaaattatttactaatttgaATCCTTTTTTCATTCTTTGAACCCTTTTTCGCCCTTTTTGTCCTAGCGGAGAACCGATCGATGACGTGCAGAGAATTAAGGCTCTTTACAGATGTGCGAAGCCGACGCGCGTTTTCAAACTTCACAAGGGAAAATACGCGGAGCATCGAAAAGTCGTTTTGCATGCAAAGCTGCGCATTTAAGAGTTAAGATGATCTTATAAGATCGGATTATGAATACCTGATTGATTTTAATCGCAAATTCCGATTAACTTGATCCGCGCGCTTAATTTATcgagtaatatttatattatttcgttaaCGTGGAtgaaatcaataatttgttgCTTAACACatcactgaaaaaaataaatattttggttGTACCAACAAgccgtatataaaatagaatttcagattattaaatattatatcgataattttaatagcTTGAATATTTGATAgacgtaattatttaattctcgtATCTTTCTGGCTGAATCTACCAGAtttccaattaattaatacagccaagttttttttaccgtgaaggaaaattaaattaggacaaatggatttatatatagaaatctTGCCATGAGAGAAATTCTGCCGTTGAACTGCTTCatgtagaattaaattaaccGAAGTTTGATTGCTttcaaagttatatatatcaggcttctcttaattaaattttatgataagcattttattaaaaaaagaaataagccTTTAAAAGTCTTCTAAATCTTCAATGAAAGACTCGGAAAacgtgaaaatataaaaaaaaaacgtaaaaaattatgaattaaattatacaatataaagaaGGGGCGCTTGCGATCTTCTTGcgtgaaatttgaaatttgtattccTGAAAGACTGAATGAGAATCTATCTGAAAAGAAAATCTATCTCGCGTATCCCATATGTAAGAAATATTCTCTTTAGGAACGGAATTCGATCTTACATTCAAGATCGTTCGAAATATGATTTCGGAAGGTTATATACGACCTTTTCATTAGCTAGATATGTTTCAAGGCCAGATTTAAAACGATCTAAATACAAGGAGTTATCTATGAATACCGGTCGGTCTTTATAATTCGTCTTTAATCTCGTTTGAAGATCAATCCGCACAATCGATCGTGCACAATGATGACAACAATTCGAAACACTTAACAGCTTCCTGCGGAAATTCCGTTCCGATCCACCGCAATCGCTGGCGGCGAGAACGGGACTTTACAGGACGCACAGTGGACGCACCTCAATCGAGAAACCTGAAAGCTGAAACGTCTCTCGTTTCGCTACGCGAATCGCGTACTTATTCGCGTGTAGTCATGTGCAGTCTGACCAACGCAACGGTGCGGACGCAGCGGACGGTGTGAACGGTGAACGACGTCGGCGACGATCTTTTCCACGGCAGCTTGCCATCATGGTGG
Coding sequences:
- the Dnaaf6 gene encoding dynein axonemal assembly factor 6 — translated: MDDCFRPGNLEALQNLICPPKDDSDEEDDLPQAGARKLGPGDIGAPSDPSPSDRSGPHAPLQGAGDDIWHPSEAADTRSSHQDYDPRKAPEYEMKFKQAVTAEDVYLGMGFKTPSTASCEWLSVLVKLPQETREEVELSVESEAIDVRSPRYRLHLPTPHPVDPNASSAKWHNDTSTLEVTLRLARELDNVNF